One genomic segment of Musa acuminata AAA Group cultivar baxijiao chromosome BXJ3-3, Cavendish_Baxijiao_AAA, whole genome shotgun sequence includes these proteins:
- the LOC135584418 gene encoding importin beta-like SAD2 isoform X1 has product MDLASLTVVLRAALSPIPEERKAAEESLNQFQYTPKHLVRLLQIIVDGTYDMGVRQVASIHFKNFVAKHWSPHDPGEPQKVSEIDKSMVRENILGFIVQVPPLLRAQLGECIKTIVHVDYPEKWPSLLHWIKCNLLMQDQVLGALFVLRVLARKYEFKSDEERTPLYLIVEETFPLLLDVFNKLVHIVNPPIEVADLIKLICKIFWSSIYLDIPRQLFDPNVFGSWMVLFLNILERPVPLEGQPSDPEARKSWGWWKVKKWTIHILNRLYTRFGDLKHQKPESKAFAQMFQKNYAGRILGCYLQLLNEIRIGGYLPDRVTNLILQYLGNSISKNSMYQLLQPQLDIILFEIVFPLMCFNDNDQNLWSEDPHEYVRKGYDIIEDLYSPRTAAMDFVSELVRKHGKANLQKFIHFIVDIFTRYDGASVEFKPYRQKDGALLAIGALCDKLKQTEPYKSELEHMLVQHVLPEFTSPIGHLRAKAAWVAGQYAHINFSDKNNFRRVFHYVVSGLQDPELPVRVDSVFALRSFVEACKDLNEIRPILPQLLDEFFKLMNEVENEDLVFTLETIVDKFGEEMAPYAIGLCQNLAAAFWRCLGASESDDEADDSGALAAVGCLRAISTILESVNRLPHLFVQIEPTLLPIMRKMLSTDGQDVFEEVLEIVSYMTFYSPTISLEMWTLWPLIMDALGDWAIDFFDNILGPLDNYISRSTSHFLTCKDPDYQQSLWNALSSMLSDKNIDDADIEPAPKLIEVVFQNCKGQVDRWVEPYLRITIERLQRAERPYLKCLLMLVIADALYYNPSLTLNILHKLGVAAHFFNLWFQMLQEVKKSGTHANFKREHDKKVCCLGLTSLLGLPADQLPGEAFERVFKATLELLVSYKDQVAETKKQADTVDDIDGFEDDDEDEEDESDKEMGDDSVDGDEADSLKLQKLAAEARVFQSNYEDDDSDDDYSDDEVLQSPIDEVDPFIFFIDTVQAVQASNPIRFQNLTQTLDFRYQAMASGIAQHVEQRRVEIEKEKLEQTVTK; this is encoded by the exons ATGGATCTCGCCTCCCTTACCGTTGTCCTCCGCGCCGCGCTCAGCCCTATCCCGGAGGAGAGGAAGGCCGCCGAGGAGAGCCTCAATCAG TTCCAGTACACACCAAAGCATTTGGTGAGGTTGTTGCAGATTATAGTAGATGGAACTTATGATATGGGTGTGCGACAAGTTGCCAGTATTCATTTCAAAAACTTTGTGGCAAAACACTGGTCACCGCATGATCCTG GGGAGCCTCAGAAAGTATCTGAAATTGACAAGAGCATGGTTCGTGAGAACATTCTTGGATTTATTGTGCAAGTTCCACCACTGCTGAG AGCTCAACTTGGAGAATGCATTAAAACAATTGTTCATGTTGATTATCCAGAAAAGTGGCCAAGTCTTCTTCACTGGATAAAGTGCAATTTGCTGATGCAAGATCAAGTACTAGGAGCTTTATTTGTTTTACGAGTTCTGGCAAGGAAATACGA GTTCAAGTCAGATGAAGAACGAACCCCACTTTATCTTATTGTTGAAGAGACATTTCCTCTTTTACTAGATGTATTTAACAAACTTGTTCACAttgttaacccaccaattgaggtAGCTGATTTGATCAAGCTGATATGCAAAATATTCTGGTCATCCATATAT TTAGACATCCCCCGGCAACTGTTTGACCCCAATGTGTTCGGTTCATGGATGGTTCTGTTCTTGAATATACTGGAAAGGCCTGTTCCTTTGGAAGGCCAACCTTCTGATCCTGAAGCACGGAAATCTTGGGGATGGTGGAAAGTCAAGAAGTGGACAATCCACATCTTAAATCGTCTATATACTCG GTTTGGGGATCTGAAGCATCAGAAACCAGAAAGCAAAGCATTTGCTCAAATGTTTCAGAAGAACTATGCTGGAAGAATTTTGGGGTGCTATCTCCAGTTGCTTAATGAAATTCGTATAGGTGGATATTTACCTGATCGGGTTACCAACCTGATACTTCAGTATCTTGGGAACAG TATTTCAAAGAATAGTATGTACCAGTTGCTCCAGCCTCAGCTTGACATCATCCTCTTTGAGATAGTCTTTCCACTTATGTGTTTCAATGACAATGATCAAAATTTATGGAGCGAAGATCCACACGAGTATGTCAGGAAAGGCTATG ATATTATAGAGGATTTGTACAGTCCTCGAACAGCAGCCATGGACTTTGTGAGTGAACTAGTGAGAAAGCATGGGAAGGCAAATCTCCAGAAGTTCATTCATTTCATTGTGGATATTTTTACGAG ATATGATGGGGCATCTGTTGAATTTAAGCCATATCGTCAGAAAGATGGTGCTCTTCTGGCTATTGGAGCATTATGCGATAAGCTTAAGCAAACTGAGCCTTATAAGTCAGAGTTAGAGCACATGTTGGTGCAACATGTTCTTCCTGAATTCACTAGTCCTATTGGCCACCTTCGAGCAAAG GCAGCATGGGTTGCAGGGCAATATGCCCACATCAACTTTTCAGACAAGAACAATTTTCGTAGAGTGTTTCACTATGTTGTTTCTGGTTTGCAAGATCCAGAGCTTCCTGTTCGTGTTGATTCAGTCTTTGCTTTACGCTCTTTTGTCGAAGCATGCAAAG ATCTGAATGAGATACGTCCAATTCTTCCTCAATTACTTGATG AGTTCTTTAAACTtatgaatgaagtggagaatGAAGACCTTGTTTTTACTCTTGAGACTATAGTGGACAAATTTGGTGAAGAGATGGCACCATATGCTATTGGATTGTGccagaatctg GCTGCTGCATTTTGGAGGTGCTTGGGTGCATCTGAATCAGATGATGAGGCTGATGATTCTGGTGCTCTAGCGGCTGTTGGATGTTTACGTGCTATAAGTACAATTCTTGAATCTGTGAACAGGCTTCCCCATCTTTTTGTCCAAATTGAGCCAACTTTATTACCTATTATGCGGAAAATGCTATCTACAGATGGCCAAG ATGTTTTTGAAGAAGTTCTAGAAATAGTCTCCTACATGACATTTTACTCCCCAACGATCTCATTGGAGATGTGGACTCTTTGGCCTTTAATTATGGATGCACTTGGAGATTGGGCTATTGATTTCTTCGATA ATATACTTGGTCCATTGGACAACTATATATCCAGGAGTACATCACATTTTCTTACCTGCAAAGACCCTGACTACCAGCAAAGTTTATGGAATGCACTCTCATCT ATGTTGTCAGACAAAAATATTGATGATGCTGATATTGAGCCTGCTCCTAAGCTTATTGAAGTAGTATTTCAAAACTGTAAAGGTCAAGTGGATCGTTGGGTTGAGCCTTATCTCCGAATCACAATTGAAAGATTGCAGCGAGCAGAGAGGCCATACTTAAAGTGCCTCTTGATGCTAGTG ATCGCAGATGCTCTCTATTACAATCCTTCATTGACACTAAATATACTACATAAGCTTGGGGTTGCTGCACATTTTTTCAATCTATGGTTCCAGATGCTACAAGAAGTGAAAAAGAGTGGGACACATGCAAATTTTAAAAG GGAACATGATAAAAAGGTTTGCTGTTTAGGATTAACATCACTTCTTGGCCTCCCTGCTGATCAGTTGCCAGGAGAAGCATTTGAACGTGTCTTTAAAGCAACACTTGAGCTGCTGGTCTCTTATAAAGATCAAGTAGCTG AAACTAAGAAGCAGGCTGATACTGTTGATGATATAGATGGctttgaagatgatgatgaagatgaggaagatgaGTCTGACAAAGAAATGGGAGATGATTCTGTGGATGGGGATGAAGCTGACAGTCTAAAGCTCCAAAAATTAGCAGCAGAG GCAAGGGTTTTTCAGTCAAACTATGAGGATGATGACTCAGATGATGATTACAGTGATGACGAAGTGTTGCAATCACCAATTGATGAGGTGGAcccctttattttctttattgataCTGTCCAAG CGGTGCAAGCATCCAATCCCATTAGATTTCAGAACCTAACACAGACCTTGGACTTCCGCTATCAGGCAATGGCAAGTGGCATTGCTCAACATGTTGAACAAAGAAGAGTAGAGATTGAGAAAGAGAAGCTGGAACAGACAGTAACCAAGTGA
- the LOC135584418 gene encoding importin beta-like SAD2 isoform X2, whose translation MDLASLTVVLRAALSPIPEERKAAEESLNQFQYTPKHLVRLLQIIVDGTYDMGVRQVASIHFKNFVAKHWSPHDPGEPQKVSEIDKSMVRENILGFIVQVPPLLRAQLGECIKTIVHVDYPEKWPSLLHWIKCNLLMQDQVLGALFVLRVLARKYEFKSDEERTPLYLIVEETFPLLLDVFNKLVHIVNPPIEVADLIKLICKIFWSSIYLDIPRQLFDPNVFGSWMVLFLNILERPVPLEGQPSDPEARKSWGWWKVKKWTIHILNRLYTRFGDLKHQKPESKAFAQMFQKNYAGRILGCYLQLLNEIRIGGYLPDRVTNLILQYLGNSISKNSMYQLLQPQLDIILFEIVFPLMCFNDNDQNLWSEDPHEYVRKGYDIIEDLYSPRTAAMDFVSELVRKHGKANLQKFIHFIVDIFTRYDGASVEFKPYRQKDGALLAIGALCDKLKQTEPYKSELEHMLVQHVLPEFTSPIGHLRAKAAWVAGQYAHINFSDKNNFRRVFHYVVSGLQDPELPVRVDSVFALRSFVEACKDLNEIRPILPQLLDEFFKLMNEVENEDLVFTLETIVDKFGEEMAPYAIGLCQNLAAAFWRCLGASESDDEADDSGALAAVGCLRAISTILESVNRLPHLFVQIEPTLLPIMRKMLSTDGQDVFEEVLEIVSYMTFYSPTISLEMWTLWPLIMDALGDWAIDFFDNILGPLDNYISRSTSHFLTCKDPDYQQSLWNALSSMLSDKNIDDADIEPAPKLIEVVFQNCKGQVDRWVEPYLRITIERLQRAERPYLKCLLMLVIADALYYNPSLTLNILHKLGVAAHFFNLWFQMLQEVKKSGTHANFKRLDSFSIQVTFLWNYNGIVDACKF comes from the exons ATGGATCTCGCCTCCCTTACCGTTGTCCTCCGCGCCGCGCTCAGCCCTATCCCGGAGGAGAGGAAGGCCGCCGAGGAGAGCCTCAATCAG TTCCAGTACACACCAAAGCATTTGGTGAGGTTGTTGCAGATTATAGTAGATGGAACTTATGATATGGGTGTGCGACAAGTTGCCAGTATTCATTTCAAAAACTTTGTGGCAAAACACTGGTCACCGCATGATCCTG GGGAGCCTCAGAAAGTATCTGAAATTGACAAGAGCATGGTTCGTGAGAACATTCTTGGATTTATTGTGCAAGTTCCACCACTGCTGAG AGCTCAACTTGGAGAATGCATTAAAACAATTGTTCATGTTGATTATCCAGAAAAGTGGCCAAGTCTTCTTCACTGGATAAAGTGCAATTTGCTGATGCAAGATCAAGTACTAGGAGCTTTATTTGTTTTACGAGTTCTGGCAAGGAAATACGA GTTCAAGTCAGATGAAGAACGAACCCCACTTTATCTTATTGTTGAAGAGACATTTCCTCTTTTACTAGATGTATTTAACAAACTTGTTCACAttgttaacccaccaattgaggtAGCTGATTTGATCAAGCTGATATGCAAAATATTCTGGTCATCCATATAT TTAGACATCCCCCGGCAACTGTTTGACCCCAATGTGTTCGGTTCATGGATGGTTCTGTTCTTGAATATACTGGAAAGGCCTGTTCCTTTGGAAGGCCAACCTTCTGATCCTGAAGCACGGAAATCTTGGGGATGGTGGAAAGTCAAGAAGTGGACAATCCACATCTTAAATCGTCTATATACTCG GTTTGGGGATCTGAAGCATCAGAAACCAGAAAGCAAAGCATTTGCTCAAATGTTTCAGAAGAACTATGCTGGAAGAATTTTGGGGTGCTATCTCCAGTTGCTTAATGAAATTCGTATAGGTGGATATTTACCTGATCGGGTTACCAACCTGATACTTCAGTATCTTGGGAACAG TATTTCAAAGAATAGTATGTACCAGTTGCTCCAGCCTCAGCTTGACATCATCCTCTTTGAGATAGTCTTTCCACTTATGTGTTTCAATGACAATGATCAAAATTTATGGAGCGAAGATCCACACGAGTATGTCAGGAAAGGCTATG ATATTATAGAGGATTTGTACAGTCCTCGAACAGCAGCCATGGACTTTGTGAGTGAACTAGTGAGAAAGCATGGGAAGGCAAATCTCCAGAAGTTCATTCATTTCATTGTGGATATTTTTACGAG ATATGATGGGGCATCTGTTGAATTTAAGCCATATCGTCAGAAAGATGGTGCTCTTCTGGCTATTGGAGCATTATGCGATAAGCTTAAGCAAACTGAGCCTTATAAGTCAGAGTTAGAGCACATGTTGGTGCAACATGTTCTTCCTGAATTCACTAGTCCTATTGGCCACCTTCGAGCAAAG GCAGCATGGGTTGCAGGGCAATATGCCCACATCAACTTTTCAGACAAGAACAATTTTCGTAGAGTGTTTCACTATGTTGTTTCTGGTTTGCAAGATCCAGAGCTTCCTGTTCGTGTTGATTCAGTCTTTGCTTTACGCTCTTTTGTCGAAGCATGCAAAG ATCTGAATGAGATACGTCCAATTCTTCCTCAATTACTTGATG AGTTCTTTAAACTtatgaatgaagtggagaatGAAGACCTTGTTTTTACTCTTGAGACTATAGTGGACAAATTTGGTGAAGAGATGGCACCATATGCTATTGGATTGTGccagaatctg GCTGCTGCATTTTGGAGGTGCTTGGGTGCATCTGAATCAGATGATGAGGCTGATGATTCTGGTGCTCTAGCGGCTGTTGGATGTTTACGTGCTATAAGTACAATTCTTGAATCTGTGAACAGGCTTCCCCATCTTTTTGTCCAAATTGAGCCAACTTTATTACCTATTATGCGGAAAATGCTATCTACAGATGGCCAAG ATGTTTTTGAAGAAGTTCTAGAAATAGTCTCCTACATGACATTTTACTCCCCAACGATCTCATTGGAGATGTGGACTCTTTGGCCTTTAATTATGGATGCACTTGGAGATTGGGCTATTGATTTCTTCGATA ATATACTTGGTCCATTGGACAACTATATATCCAGGAGTACATCACATTTTCTTACCTGCAAAGACCCTGACTACCAGCAAAGTTTATGGAATGCACTCTCATCT ATGTTGTCAGACAAAAATATTGATGATGCTGATATTGAGCCTGCTCCTAAGCTTATTGAAGTAGTATTTCAAAACTGTAAAGGTCAAGTGGATCGTTGGGTTGAGCCTTATCTCCGAATCACAATTGAAAGATTGCAGCGAGCAGAGAGGCCATACTTAAAGTGCCTCTTGATGCTAGTG ATCGCAGATGCTCTCTATTACAATCCTTCATTGACACTAAATATACTACATAAGCTTGGGGTTGCTGCACATTTTTTCAATCTATGGTTCCAGATGCTACAAGAAGTGAAAAAGAGTGGGACACATGCAAATTTTAAAAGGTTAGATTCTTTTTCTATTCAGGTTACTTTTCTATGGAACTATAACGGAATAGTTGATGCGTGCAAATTTTAA
- the LOC135632301 gene encoding probable sodium/metabolite cotransporter BASS3, chloroplastic, with translation MAALPAFACGCLVAGPSLRRTPGGQASPSPSLAVTAPRPSSFPTLKAVRGRGRWGWASACSTSFPRLGRDGWQRREGSASLLSFGAGPGELLGGSGGGADQAAGDPSQGLSLLLPFVVAATAVAALANPATFSWVSKEYYAPALGGIMLSIGIRLSIDDFALAFKRPLPLSVGYIAQYVLKPVLGLLIAKIFRAPSMFYAGFILTCCVAGAQLSSYASFLSKGDVALSILLTSSTTISSVLMTPLLTGLLIGSVVPVDGVAMSKSILQVVLVPVALGLVLNTYAKAVVNFIQPIMPFFAMVCTSLCIGSPLAINRNQILSSHGLMLLFPILTFHLVAFVLGYWFAKFPFFRQEESVCRTISLCTGMQSSTLAGLLATQFLGSTHAVPAACSVVLMAIMGLCLASFWGNGSRIRDIALLI, from the exons ATGGCCGCGCTCCCAGCCTTCGCCTGCGGCTGCCTCGTCGCCGGTCCCtccctccggcggactcccgggggTCAAGCCTCTCCGTCACCTTCGTTGGCGGTGACGGCGCCGCGTCCGTCCAGCTTCCCGACACTGAAGGCCGTCCGCGGGCGCGGGAGATGGGGGTGGGCATCGGCGTGCTCGACGTCGTTCCCGAGGCTGGGGAGGGACGGGTGGCAACGGAGGGAGGGCAGCGCCTCTCTCCTCTCCTTCGGGGCGGGCCCCGGGGAGCTCCTCGGTGGCAGCGGAGGAGGCGCCGACCAGGCCGCCGGCGACCCATCCCAGGGCCTGTCGTTGCTGCTCCCCTTCGTCGTCGCCGCCACTGCAGTCGCCGCCCTCGCCAATCCCGCCACGTTCTCCTG GGTTTCGAAAGAATATTATGCCCCTGCTCTGGGAGGTATTATGCTATCCATTGGTATCAGGCTATCTATTGATGATTTTGCTCTTGCCTTCAAGAG ACCTTTACCTTTATCTGTTGGATATATTGCGCAATATGTGCTGAAGCCAGTATTAGGCCTGTTGATTGCGAAGATATTCAGAGCACCTTCTATGTTCTATGCTGGCTTTATCCTTACTTGCTGTGTTGCGGGTGCACAACTCTCAAGTTATGCTAGTTTCCTGAGCAAGGGTGACGTGGCCTTAAGCATTCTACTAACCAGCTCAACAACAATCTCTTCTGTACTTATGACACCGCTTCTTACTGGCCTTCTGATTGGCTCTGTGGTCCCAGTAGATGGAGTTGCTATGTCCAAGTCCATTTTGCAG GTTGTACTTGTTCCTGTTGCTTTGGGCCTTGTTCTCAACACTTACGCAAAGGCTGTTGTGAACTTTATCCAACCTATAATGCCCTTTTTCGCGATGGTTTGCACCTCACTATGCATCGGAAGCCCCCTTGCTATTAATCGGAACCAGATCTTGTCTTCACATGGTCTCATGTTGCTTTTTCCAATATTGACATTTCATCTTGTTGCCTTTGTGTTGGGTTACTGGTTTGCCAAATTTCCATTTTTTag GCAAGAAGAGTCAGTTTGCAGAACGATTTCACTGTGCACGGGGATGCAGAGCTCCACCCTTGCTGGGCTTCTTGCTACACAGTTTTTGGGAAGCACTCATGCAGTTCCTGCTGCATGCTCAGTCGTTCTGATGGCCATAATGGGTTTATGTCTTGCATCATTTTGGGGAAACGGATCACGGATTAGAGACATCGCTTTGCTGATTTGA